The Candidatus Palauibacter scopulicola genome has a window encoding:
- a CDS encoding aminotransferase class I/II-fold pyridoxal phosphate-dependent enzyme yields the protein MTTAMTTLSGSSGSLIPEAATREGNDPIFALHGEAVRRAEAGESILNSTLGALMNDDGSLAVMPAAAEALGRVPHARAAGYAPISGDPPYLAAVIADLLGEGGLAEQAVAVATPGSTGAIHHAILNFLEPGQAALTPSYYWGPYHTISTHSGRAVETFNMFDAGIRLDVEAFRAGLEGQIERQGRSLVLFNFPCNNPTGYSLDESEWEAVAEIVREVGRRGPVAFLLDHAYAKFGDEGSNGWIGQLPRMMESATVLVGWTVSKSFALYGARVGALVALHREAEERQRISNALGFSCRATWSNCNHLGLLGATKLLTDPELRRRTEEERAGMIRLLNERVAVFNELAGGAGLTYPRYEGGFFVSVFTPDAEVTAATMREAGVYVVPMKGAVRIALCATPAHSIPRLVEALARGIATARAA from the coding sequence ATGACGACAGCGATGACGACCCTTTCCGGTTCTTCCGGCAGCCTCATTCCCGAGGCGGCGACGCGCGAGGGCAACGACCCGATCTTCGCCCTGCACGGGGAGGCGGTCCGCCGGGCCGAGGCGGGCGAGTCCATCCTGAACTCGACGCTCGGGGCGCTGATGAACGACGACGGGAGCCTCGCGGTGATGCCCGCGGCCGCCGAGGCGCTGGGACGCGTGCCGCACGCGCGCGCCGCCGGCTATGCGCCGATCTCCGGAGACCCTCCGTACCTGGCCGCGGTGATCGCGGACCTCCTGGGGGAGGGCGGGCTGGCCGAGCAGGCGGTCGCCGTCGCCACGCCGGGGAGCACCGGCGCCATCCACCACGCGATCCTGAACTTCCTCGAACCCGGGCAGGCGGCGCTCACGCCCAGCTACTACTGGGGTCCGTACCACACGATCTCGACCCATTCGGGCCGCGCGGTCGAGACCTTCAACATGTTCGACGCCGGGATCCGCCTCGATGTCGAGGCCTTCCGGGCCGGGCTAGAGGGCCAGATCGAGCGGCAGGGACGGTCGCTCGTCCTCTTCAACTTCCCCTGCAACAACCCCACCGGCTATTCGCTCGACGAGTCGGAGTGGGAGGCCGTGGCGGAAATCGTGCGGGAGGTCGGTCGGCGGGGTCCCGTCGCGTTCCTTCTCGACCACGCGTACGCGAAGTTCGGAGATGAGGGGTCCAACGGCTGGATCGGTCAGCTCCCGCGGATGATGGAGTCCGCGACGGTGCTCGTGGGCTGGACCGTGTCGAAGTCGTTCGCCCTCTACGGCGCGCGGGTGGGGGCGCTCGTGGCGCTCCACCGGGAGGCGGAGGAGCGGCAGCGCATCTCGAACGCGCTCGGCTTCTCGTGCCGGGCCACGTGGTCGAACTGCAACCACCTCGGACTGCTCGGCGCCACCAAACTCCTCACGGATCCGGAGCTGCGCCGGCGCACGGAGGAGGAGCGCGCGGGGATGATTCGCCTCCTCAACGAGCGCGTCGCGGTCTTCAACGAGCTTGCGGGGGGTGCGGGGCTGACCTACCCCCGCTACGAGGGCGGCTTCTTCGTCTCGGTGTTCACGCCGGACGCGGAGGTGACCGCCGCAACCATGCGCGAGGCCGGGGTGTACGTGGTCCCGATGAAGGGCGCGGTGCGGATCGCGCTCTGCGCCACGCCGGCGCATTCGATCCCCCGGCTCGTCGAAGCGCTGGCCAGGGGGATCGCCACCGCCCGCGCCGCCTGA
- a CDS encoding rhodanese-like domain-containing protein — MRKKPVRKTMERHKAIPVLAPTLLALAPALILVAATGCTGQAALSDAEKLARVEEMVAEVERRFPEVEAVTVEEVGRLLETGSVVLVDARAPREREVSWIPGSITSEEFEQDPGRYADRTVVAYCTIGHRSSEYAKRQDEQGRRVLNLRGSLLAWTHAGAPLVGPDGPTHRLHVYGETWNLAPARYETTW, encoded by the coding sequence GTGAGAAAGAAGCCCGTGAGAAAGACGATGGAACGACACAAGGCAATCCCGGTCCTGGCGCCGACCCTGCTGGCTCTGGCGCCGGCCCTCATACTCGTCGCCGCCACCGGTTGTACCGGTCAGGCCGCGCTGTCCGACGCCGAGAAGCTCGCGCGCGTGGAAGAGATGGTGGCGGAGGTCGAACGGCGCTTCCCCGAGGTGGAAGCCGTCACCGTGGAAGAGGTGGGACGGCTGCTCGAGACCGGCAGCGTCGTTCTCGTCGACGCCCGGGCGCCCCGCGAGCGCGAGGTTTCCTGGATTCCCGGCTCGATCACCTCCGAGGAGTTCGAGCAGGACCCCGGCCGGTACGCGGACCGCACCGTCGTGGCGTACTGCACGATCGGCCACCGGAGTTCCGAGTACGCGAAGCGGCAGGACGAGCAGGGCCGGCGCGTGCTCAACCTGCGCGGCAGCCTCCTCGCGTGGACCCACGCCGGCGCGCCGCTCGTGGGCCCCGATGGGCCGACCCACCGCCTGCACGTCTACGGCGAAACCTGGAACCTCGCCCCCGCCCGCTACGAAACGACCTGGTAG
- a CDS encoding Uma2 family endonuclease has translation MRARSYDVETMQLTEVTWRDAQRMPDDGNRYEAIGGVLHVTAAPKWRHQVVGARLLRKLCELLEDPGHGEVVPTPGVEFPATGEGVQPDILFVSNERRHIVEEAGLVGAPDLVVEVLSPSTAKRDRGVKRRLYERQGVREYWIVDLAEHRVDVYRFGSGTGAEPDVSLRPERFRRLLPVRLGDTQIGTIDLSAIFAPGFGEPPG, from the coding sequence ATGAGAGCGCGGAGCTATGATGTGGAGACCATGCAACTTACCGAAGTCACTTGGCGGGACGCGCAGCGGATGCCCGACGACGGCAATCGCTACGAGGCGATCGGCGGGGTCCTGCACGTGACCGCCGCTCCCAAGTGGCGCCACCAGGTGGTCGGGGCGCGGCTCCTGAGGAAGCTGTGCGAGTTGTTGGAGGATCCCGGACACGGCGAGGTGGTGCCCACTCCCGGCGTCGAGTTCCCCGCCACCGGCGAAGGCGTGCAGCCGGACATCCTCTTCGTGTCCAACGAGCGGCGCCACATCGTCGAGGAGGCGGGACTCGTAGGGGCGCCCGACCTCGTCGTGGAGGTCCTCTCTCCCTCCACCGCCAAGCGCGACCGCGGCGTTAAGCGGCGGCTCTACGAGCGGCAGGGCGTGCGCGAATACTGGATCGTGGACCTCGCCGAGCACCGGGTCGACGTGTACCGCTTCGGCTCGGGAACCGGGGCGGAACCCGACGTGAGCCTCAGGCCCGAGCGCTTCCGCCGGCTGCTCCCCGTCCGCCTCGGCGACACGCAGATCGGCACGATCGACCTCTCCGCCATCTTCGCCCCCGGATTCGGCGAGCCCCCCGGCTGA